The region AAATCTCAATCCGAAGCCAAGGCCCCATCGATACGACAGCGATCGCCCGGCAGTTCGGAGGAGGCGGCCACATCAACGCCAGCGGAGCCCACAGCGACGAGCCGATCGAAGCCGCCGCCGCAAAACTTGTCCAGGCGATGGCCACATGTTTGGAATCCTCTTGATCGACAAACCGGCGGGGATCACCTCCCATGGCGTGATTTCCCGTTTGAGGAGGATTTTTGGAACGCGCCGGATCGGCCATGCCGGAACGTTGGATCCCTTGGCGACCGGCCTGCTGGTGGTAGCGGTCGGGCCGGCGACCCGGTTCCTGCAATACCTTGACCTGGAACCAAAAACCTATGAAGCCGAAATCACCTTTGGAGTCGCCACCAACACGTACGATTCTGAGGGGGAAGAAACAGAATCCAAGCCTATTCCCGATGATTTGAATAATTTGATAAAACAAAAATTGCACGATTTTATTGGAAAAATCGAACAGTTCCCTCCCGCCTATTCCGCGGTCAAACACTTGGGAAAGCCTCTCTATGCCTATGCCCGCAAAGGCGAGGAGGTCGAGTTGAAATCCCGCTCCGTATTTATTTCGCAGTTCAGCCTGGATTCACTCGATGGCGCAACCGGCCGATTCACCGTCGTCTGTTCGGGCGGGACATACGTCCGGTCACTGGCCCACGACTTGGGCCAGGCCATCGGATGCGGGGCCCACATTTCTGCCCTTCGGCGCACCAGCGCCGGCCAGTTCTCGGCTGACGATGCCACGTCATTGGAAGAGACTGAACCGTCTGATCTGATCCCCGTCAAGGAGGTTCTTGTCCATTTGCCACAAATCCAATTGGATCCGGAGCAGGTCGACTGCATCCGCCACGGGCGCCCAATCACAATCTCCGACCGCCTTGAAAGCCCTAAAGCAGCGCTCTTAACCCCAGAAGGAAACGTTGTGGGAATCGGTTCCGTTGTAAAAGAATCGACACTCCATCCAGAGTGTGTGATTCCCGCTGAAGTCTTCGACGAGTTGCTTTCAACCCCATGACCCCGCCCACCTGGCTATATGACACTCAAAACGTCCATCGGCGCAACCTTAATGGCCAGTGGTCATGGTTCGGTTTGTGGGCGGTTTGCACAGTGGTCGGGGCTCTGATCCTCCATCAAGACAAGCACCTCCACGGCACCCACACCCAGTTGGGGTTGCCCAAATGCTACAGCGTGGTTTTGTGGGATCGGCCCTGCCCAGGGTGCGGTCTGACGACGAGTTGGACATCCATCCTCCATGGGGATTGGCACACGGCCTTCACCGCCAACGCCTTCGGCCCAATCCTCTATTTGATGTTCACCGCCACGGCCCTGGCGGGGGCATTCGGTTCACTCAAAAAGTGGCGCCTGCGCTCGGAAACCGCATTTGCGAACTGGACATTGATTGTGACCATCGTCGCATTCCTGGTTTATGGCGGCATCCGGTTTGCCACAACGGTCTACCACGACCCGGCGCATGCCATCTGGGTGGGTATGCAAAGTCCCGTCACTTCCCGCTGAGTTCCCCGCTCGGGGAATGGCCCCGGGCCTGGGCGAACAACGCCGGAATCCCCCCCGTGTGCCAAAAAAGAACCCGGCCCGAGATCCTGCCGGAACGGGCCAGTGACACCAAACCGGCAAACGCCTTGGCTGAATAAACCGGGTCGAGCAGGATCCCTTCCCTTTGGGCCATGAGCGCAAGGGCCGATTCTGCCTCTGGCCCGGCGACGCCGTATCCCGGCCCCACGTGGTCAAGATCGAAAATGATGTCCTCCATCTCGAGGGCCGGAACCCCCGCCCAGTCCCCATAGCGCGCACTCAACTCCAACAAGTCGTCGATGATTTCAGGCTCTGGGTCGGCAGATATGCCGACAACCTTGGTCTTCGATCCCGAAAACGCATGCGCGAGCCCGATTTGGGTGCTTCCGCTGGAGCTGGCCGTCACCACCCAATCGAAATCCGCCCCGACTTCCCGGCCGGCTTCGACAAACGCCTGAACGGCCAAAACCGAGCTCCCCCCCAACGAGATCCGGTAAACCTTTTCACCCTGGTCGGCCAATTCCCTCTCCAAAAATTCGGCGTGGGCTTCCAGTTCGTGCCAGGTGCCATCAGCGACCCGGTGCCGCTCAATGCCGAACCAACGGTCTAGGGCAAGGTTCCCGCCTTCGGCAGGCACGTCGCGCATTTGGCGGTCCACCGTTTCGAACGGGGCATCCATAGTGGCCGCCACGCACCGCATGTCCAAAACTGCGCAAGCGGCTCCGAGCTGGCGGATGAAATTGCTTTGGCTGGCCCCGCAACTCACAACCGCGGTCGAACCTTGGGCAACCGCTTCTGCCATCAGGAATTCGAGTTTCCGGCCCTTATTCCCTCCTCCGGCAAAGCCGGTCAGGTCGTCGCGCTTGATCCAAAGGTCGATCCCTAGTTCCGGCCCCAGCCGTGGCAGGGGGTGCATCGGCGTCGGCAGCTGGCAAAGGGGGATCCTCTCAATCGGGGGCACTTGCGGAATTTACCGTCCCTTACACCATCTCGTACGTCTGACAAACAACCGAGTAAAATTGCTGGAAACCAGCGATAATGGCCACCGACGAACGTAACCCCCGAACCCGCCGCATGATGTTTGGGTGTCTTGGACTCTTTATCGGTATGGTCGTCGCATTTTGGATTTGGCTCGGCCCACTTCTGATGACGGCCCAAAAACGAGGATTTTTTTCGCCCCAGGTCAAGCGCAAGTATGAGGGCGACACGATGACCAACCTCAAGGACATCCACACCGCCTTGATGCTTTACCAAGAGTCCGAGGGTCAGTTGCCGTTTGCCGAATCCTGGATGGACGCCACTTGGCGCCGACTCCAAACGGGCGACATGGTGGAAGAAGAAGCCAAGAAAAAGCTCAAATCGCCCAGCGTTCTGCAGCAAAACCCCCAGGGCTTCGGCTACGCCTTCAACGACTTGGTCAGCGGAAAGTACTCGTCAGATATCAAAGATCCGGCCAAGACCCCCTTGGTCTTCGACAGCAGCGATATCACTTGGAACGCCCATGGGAACCCCGCCCAATTGGCCCCCAACCCACCACGGCCGGAAGGGAACTTTGCCCTGACCGTCGAGGGGAACGTTGTCAAGCTGGAATCTCTACTGAAATAAGCCCCAGATTCCCAGGAAACGTCCCCTTGGGCTCAAACAGCCCCTTAGCTATACTGGAACCGGGCCCCTGAGGAGGCCGCTTTCAAAGACGAAAGGAACAACCATGTCCGTGATTCAACAAACCAAGCCGCTGATAAAGATTGACTTCCTGCGCATGATGATGACGTCGCGGGAAGGCGATCGCCGGGAAGGCATCCTGTTGCGCCAGAGCAAAGGATGGTTCCAGGTCAGCGGGATGGGGCACGAAGCGTTGGGGGCCATGGCCCACCTGTTGAACGCCGACGACTACCTGTTCCCCTATTACCGCGACCGCGGCCTGATGTTGGCCCGCGGGATGAGCACGCAAGATTTGGCGCTGGCCTACTTTGCCAAGCGGGATTCCAGCAGCGGCGGCCGGCAAATGCCCGGCCACTACAGCAGCCGCAAACTCAAAGTCGGCAGTGTCTGCACTCCCACGGGGGGTGGCCTGATCCCCGCCGCCGGGGTTGCGTGGGGCATCCAGCTTGACGGAAAGGACAACGTGGTCATTGCCACAATTGGCGACGCGGCCATGCGCCAGGGTGAGTTCTACGAAGCCTGGGCCTTTGCTGTGCAAGAAAAGTTGCCGCTCATCATCGTCATTGAAGACAACAAGTACGGCATCAGCACCCCGACTGAAAAGTTCATGGCTTTGAACCACGATGGGATCATCGCCCGCGACTTTGTGATCAAAGCGGATGGCCGGACAGTAGATTCGGTTCTGGAAGCCTCGGGCAAGGCGATCGCCAAAGCCCGCGCCGGCGATGGGCCCAGCATCCTGTGGTTCGACCTGGACCGCCTGAGCAGCCACACCAGTTCCGATGACCACCGCACATACCGAGACGCGGACGAAATCGCCGAGATGGCCGACCGAGACCCGATCAAACTCCTGAAAGACGAATTGATCGCCGCCGGGGAACTCACCGAAGAAGGGTTCCAAAAACTTCAAGAAGAGATCATCGCCGAAGTCGACGCGATTTACCGGGAAGCGGAACAAGCCGAAGACCCGCGGGCCGATGAAGTCCAAGACCACCTTTGGGGCGTTCCCGACCAACCGGCGACCCCGCCGATTTCAACCGGCAACCAAACCATGGTCGAGGCCATCAATACCACGCTGGAAAAAGGGCTGGCCGGCGATCCCGATATCGTCTTTTTTGGCGAAGACATTGAAGACCCCAAGGGGGGCGTGTTCAAACTCACCGAAGGGCTTAGCGACAAGTACCCCAAGCAGGTGTTCAACAGCCCGCTCGCCGAAGCAACCATCATCGGTGTCGCCGTTGGGCTTTCCATGTACGGTAAGCGCCCAGTATTTGAGCTCCAATTCGTCGATTTCTTTTGCCCGGCCATGAACCAGATCATGAGCAATGTCAGCACCACCCGTTGGCGCAGCTTTGGCGATTGGCCGACCCCGATGACCGTTTACGCCCCCTATGGCGCCTATCTGCCCGGCGGATCGCTGTGGCACAGCCAGAGCAACGAAGCCTACTTTGCCCACACTCCTGGGCTCAAGGTGGCCATCCCTTCCACGCCTGAAGATGCCGCCGGCCTGTTCTGGACAGCGATGCACTCCGATGACCCATGCTTCATTTTTGTGCCCAAGCACATCTTCCGCAAGCGGGTCGACGTGGCATCGGTCGAACCGTTAGGGTTTGGCAAAGCTAGGGTGGTGCGCAGCGGGTCAGACCTGACCATTGTCACCTACGGGAACACCATCGAACTCGCCGTCGAAGCCGCCGACAAACTCGCCGCCGAAGCCTCGGTCGAAATCATCGACATCCGCTCGCTGGTTCCTTTGGATAAGGAGGCCATCGCCACCTCGCTGGAAAAAACTGGCCGCCTAGTCGTGATCCAAGAGGACACCAAAACCTGCGGATTTGGGCAACACATCATCAGCGAAGTGGTCTCCGACCCGGACGTGTTCGGTACGCTGTTCAGCAGCCCGCAACTTGTTGCCCGGCCCGATGTCCACATCGGTTACAACCCGATCTACGAATATGCGGCCTTGCCAGATGTCGATGAAGTCTTGGCCGCCTGCCGAACTGCCCTCGAATAACCGGACCGACAACTCCTCAAAGGCATTTTCCGGCGGCAAACCCGATTCCCCGCTAAAATAGGGGAATGATCCGCCACGCCTTTGTAGCCGCGGCCATGGTGGCAGCTGTTGCCGCCCACGCCCAGTTCGGCCCCATCAAGCCGCCGGAGATCAAAATCCCCGGACTGGACACCCTGCTCAAAGGCGAGCCGCCCCTTAGCACCACCATCAAAGACGCCAAGATTTGGGGCTGGCCAAACCTCGCCAAAATCGAACTCCGCAACCCGGTCACCCTTAGCGATGCGGATCGCAACGCCGACCACCTGTTTACGCTGGCCCCCGGCCACTACAAAATGACCGTCAAATCGTTTTGCGGCAAGGGTTACACCTATGGCCCCACCAAAGGTGAGGGTTATGTCTGGGGCCCCTGGAAAGGCTCGCGGCAGGCATTCATCAACACGCTCCTGCACGCCTACAACGCGAAAGGTGATGTGCCCCAAAGGAACGTCCAACTCCTCATTTGGCAAGTACTGGCCCGGGTCAAACCCCAAGATATGTCGCCCGAGGCAAAATCGGCCCTCCTCGCGCTCGTCGGCGAAAAGGGGCTCGACGTCCTGAAAGACGGGGCTGCCGACTACATGACCGGAAAACTAGCCGAGGAACTCTATAAACAAGCGAGCAAAGAGCTCCGCCCGTTCATCGAATACGACAACAAAATCCGGGGGCTGAGCCGTCAGGCCAACGCCACCTACGAACAGTTTGAAAGCCTCGCCGTGTTGCCGGCCCCCCAAGACACCCGGTCCGAAATCGGCCGAGGTGTTTGGAACATCTCGCCGAGCGGGTACATGATCCGGTACCAACCCCACGGCTACAGCCAAACCGACGTGGAGGTCATCGTTCCGCGCGTGGCCCACTTCGTCCGCGATGACGAACGGCGGGTGACCGCCGTGACCTGGGAGGACGGGATGCGGGTGGAAATCACGTATTCCGATGATCCGGCCCGGGAGATCCCTGGCGAACCTGCGATGAAAATCTGGAACGTCGCCCAGGTCAAACTCACCCCGGCCGGCGGGGGCGAACCGTTGGTTTCTTCAAAAGCCGACTATGTCCTGAAGGGTGTCCCTCGCAAAAAGCGTGAGGCAACCAACACCCCGTTGCACCTCCGGTTCATGAGCATGATTCCGCTCCAAGACTGGATGGGCCGCTATGAACGGGCGCGTGACCTCCACGACCGGATCGAAACTTACGAGGAGTGGTACCAACGCACGCAGAGAATTGAAAATGGGTCGGAGCCCGAAGAAGGGCTGTTCGATTCCAATCACATCAGCGACCTCATCGATTCGATTTTCGGGGGGACGGATGACCGCTTGGAGCAAATCGCCGACACGCATGGCCGCCTCGCCGAGCACCTGTCGCATGCCACGTCGCTCATCGATTCCCTGCCCACCACATCGACGGTCGAT is a window of Armatimonadota bacterium DNA encoding:
- the truB gene encoding tRNA pseudouridine(55) synthase TruB — encoded protein: MFGILLIDKPAGITSHGVISRLRRIFGTRRIGHAGTLDPLATGLLVVAVGPATRFLQYLDLEPKTYEAEITFGVATNTYDSEGEETESKPIPDDLNNLIKQKLHDFIGKIEQFPPAYSAVKHLGKPLYAYARKGEEVELKSRSVFISQFSLDSLDGATGRFTVVCSGGTYVRSLAHDLGQAIGCGAHISALRRTSAGQFSADDATSLEETEPSDLIPVKEVLVHLPQIQLDPEQVDCIRHGRPITISDRLESPKAALLTPEGNVVGIGSVVKESTLHPECVIPAEVFDELLSTP
- a CDS encoding DUF2752 domain-containing protein; protein product: MTPPTWLYDTQNVHRRNLNGQWSWFGLWAVCTVVGALILHQDKHLHGTHTQLGLPKCYSVVLWDRPCPGCGLTTSWTSILHGDWHTAFTANAFGPILYLMFTATALAGAFGSLKKWRLRSETAFANWTLIVTIVAFLVYGGIRFATTVYHDPAHAIWVGMQSPVTSR
- a CDS encoding pyridoxal-phosphate dependent enzyme — its product is MPPIERIPLCQLPTPMHPLPRLGPELGIDLWIKRDDLTGFAGGGNKGRKLEFLMAEAVAQGSTAVVSCGASQSNFIRQLGAACAVLDMRCVAATMDAPFETVDRQMRDVPAEGGNLALDRWFGIERHRVADGTWHELEAHAEFLERELADQGEKVYRISLGGSSVLAVQAFVEAGREVGADFDWVVTASSSGSTQIGLAHAFSGSKTKVVGISADPEPEIIDDLLELSARYGDWAGVPALEMEDIIFDLDHVGPGYGVAGPEAESALALMAQREGILLDPVYSAKAFAGLVSLARSGRISGRVLFWHTGGIPALFAQARGHSPSGELSGK
- a CDS encoding 2-oxoisovalerate dehydrogenase, with the translated sequence MSVIQQTKPLIKIDFLRMMMTSREGDRREGILLRQSKGWFQVSGMGHEALGAMAHLLNADDYLFPYYRDRGLMLARGMSTQDLALAYFAKRDSSSGGRQMPGHYSSRKLKVGSVCTPTGGGLIPAAGVAWGIQLDGKDNVVIATIGDAAMRQGEFYEAWAFAVQEKLPLIIVIEDNKYGISTPTEKFMALNHDGIIARDFVIKADGRTVDSVLEASGKAIAKARAGDGPSILWFDLDRLSSHTSSDDHRTYRDADEIAEMADRDPIKLLKDELIAAGELTEEGFQKLQEEIIAEVDAIYREAEQAEDPRADEVQDHLWGVPDQPATPPISTGNQTMVEAINTTLEKGLAGDPDIVFFGEDIEDPKGGVFKLTEGLSDKYPKQVFNSPLAEATIIGVAVGLSMYGKRPVFELQFVDFFCPAMNQIMSNVSTTRWRSFGDWPTPMTVYAPYGAYLPGGSLWHSQSNEAYFAHTPGLKVAIPSTPEDAAGLFWTAMHSDDPCFIFVPKHIFRKRVDVASVEPLGFGKARVVRSGSDLTIVTYGNTIELAVEAADKLAAEASVEIIDIRSLVPLDKEAIATSLEKTGRLVVIQEDTKTCGFGQHIISEVVSDPDVFGTLFSSPQLVARPDVHIGYNPIYEYAALPDVDEVLAACRTALE
- a CDS encoding type II toxin-antitoxin system RelE/ParE family toxin is translated as MIRHAFVAAAMVAAVAAHAQFGPIKPPEIKIPGLDTLLKGEPPLSTTIKDAKIWGWPNLAKIELRNPVTLSDADRNADHLFTLAPGHYKMTVKSFCGKGYTYGPTKGEGYVWGPWKGSRQAFINTLLHAYNAKGDVPQRNVQLLIWQVLARVKPQDMSPEAKSALLALVGEKGLDVLKDGAADYMTGKLAEELYKQASKELRPFIEYDNKIRGLSRQANATYEQFESLAVLPAPQDTRSEIGRGVWNISPSGYMIRYQPHGYSQTDVEVIVPRVAHFVRDDERRVTAVTWEDGMRVEITYSDDPAREIPGEPAMKIWNVAQVKLTPAGGGEPLVSSKADYVLKGVPRKKREATNTPLHLRFMSMIPLQDWMGRYERARDLHDRIETYEEWYQRTQRIENGSEPEEGLFDSNHISDLIDSIFGGTDDRLEQIADTHGRLAEHLSHATSLIDSLPTTSTVDPGEGIATPGAGGHQLILMSTNSY